From Xiphophorus hellerii strain 12219 chromosome 20, Xiphophorus_hellerii-4.1, whole genome shotgun sequence, the proteins below share one genomic window:
- the LOC116709911 gene encoding recombining binding protein suppressor of hairless-like protein yields MQDHLKAGGYGDSVYRICGYMCLDSSSQSQADAFKLLFDEQPNSRQLFACAKSLFISDQDKRKHFCLLLRLFLGNRQEVGSFQSRMIKVISKPSQKRQSMKNADLCISSCSKVALFNRLRSQTVSTRYLSVDRGAFIASARQWTAFTITMVDDQRADQGGIVLSEGFICYGSVVQFICTESGVALPPMVIRKVNKQHAILDVDEPVSQLHKCAFHFRDNPNAYLCLLNDTIIQYQAPSSIRDSSRVVLNDGSCWTIIGVEVVEFTFNQGLTCIQTPVSPFPVINGLEVNGGGHVAMLEIHGENLSPHLKMLFGNREAETMFKSPKSLLCVIPDVSVYSDSWRCFRRIITLPLSLIRTDGLIYRTSYSFTYTPELHLSASSRGATGGREGGADGGQEDGEDILLETIHQEFTRTNFHLFMQS; encoded by the exons ATGCAGGATCATTTGAAAG CGGGAGGTTATGGGGACTCAGTCTATCGGATATGTGGTTACATGTGTCTGGACAGCTCCAGTCAGTCACAAGCAGACGCATTCAAACTGCTTTTTGATGAGCAACCAAACTCAAGG CAGTTGTTTGCTTGTGCAAAGTCCCTCTTCATCTCCGACCAAGACAAGAGGAAGCATTTTTGCCTGCTGCTGCGACTTTTTTTAGGcaacagacaggaagtgggtTCCTTCCAAAGCAGGATGATCAAAGTGATCTCCAAACCTTCCCAGAAGAGACAGTCCATGAAGAATGCTGACT TGTGTATATCCTCCTGCTCCAAAGTGGCTTTGTTCAACCGTTTACGCTCACAGACGGTCAGCACTCGTTACCTCTCAGTGGACAGAGGAGCTTTCATAGCCAGTGCCAGACAGTGGACAGCCTTCACCATCACCATGG tgGATGACCAGCGTGCTGACCAGGGTGGGATTGTGCTGAGTGAAGGCTTCATCTGTTATGGTTCTGTGGTCCAGTTCATTTGCACTGAGTCAGGAGTTGCCCTGCCACCCATG GTTATCCGGAAGGTCAACAAGCAGCACGCCATCTTAGACGTGGACGAACCCGTTTCTCAGCTACACAAGTGTGCCTTTCATTTCAGAGACAATCCCAACGCTTATCTGTGCCTATTGAATGATACCATCATACAGTACCAG GCTCCGTCCAGCATCAGAGACTCCAGCAGGGTGGTGCTAAATGATGGATCCTGCTGGACCATCATTGGTGTGGAAGTGGTTGAATTCACCTTTAATCAGGGTTTGACCTGCATTCAGACTCCAGTCAGTCCTTTTCCTGTTATTAATGGGTTAGAG GTGAACGGTGGAGGACATGTTGCCATGCTGGAGATCCATGGAGAAAACCTCAGCCCTCACCTCAAGATGTTGTTTGGGAACAGAGAAGCTGAGACGATGTTCAA GTCTCCCAAATCTCTGCTCTGCGTTATTCctgatgtttcagtttatagTGACAGCTGGCGCTGCTTTCGTCGCATTATCACTCTTCCTTTGTCGCTCATCAGAACTGACGGCCTCATTTACCGTACATCCTATAGCTTCACCTACACCCCGGAGCTCCACCTGTCTGCATCCTCCCGAGGGGCAACCggaggcagagagggaggggcAGATGGAGGCCAGGAGGATGGAGAGGACATCCTGTTAGAGACAATTCATCAAGAATTCACCAGAACTAATTTTCACCTCTTCATGCAGAGTTAA